One genomic region from Candidatus Zixiibacteriota bacterium encodes:
- the fusA gene encoding elongation factor G, with translation MKEYTTDKIHNICLAGQRGCGKTSLGDAIAFNTGVNNRIGRVDDGSSILDYNSDEISRKTTITSKLFACEWNKHKINLLDCPGHTDFIGELQSSLKVAESVGIVISALAGVEIGTQIHWKTIEKSGSPRFFFVNKIENENVKWQTCLNSIKDTFGSHVVAVQIPIGEALTFKGIIDLLHMKAYTFDASGKRVESEIPADLKDQAQAEREALVEIAAEADDSLMEKFFENGTLDEADVVSGLRKGILNASIYPVLVGSAANNMGVQTLLDFAVEYLPTPDKLGAVTALKTGTENKLELNVDASAKPVCFVYKTVSEGHLGEMLYAKCYCGTIKAGEELKNQNRGSGERLNQISVLQGKNRVEVPFISAGDIGVLVKLKDTHTGDTLSGGGQAITIPPVAFNEPVMDVAIKAKSKGDEEKIANGLAKLREEDPTFRLISDAALKQQVLYGQGPTHIDVLVEKLKTRFGVEVELGKPKVPYKETVKGKAEKQYRHKKQSGGRGQYGDVYIRIEPNKRGAGFEFLDEIKGGVIPNKYIPAVEKGIVESMQHGGLAGSQVVDVKVALYFGSYHDVDSSDMAFKIAGSMAFREGFLEAKPVILEPIFNVEIVVPDEFTGDVMGDISSRRGKIAGMDPDGRNQIVRATVPQAELYQYAVDLRSMTQGQGVYTLSFSHYEEVPHEVAQKIIEEAKREKEAEG, from the coding sequence TCGATTACAATAGCGACGAAATCTCCCGGAAAACAACCATAACATCAAAGTTGTTCGCGTGCGAATGGAACAAGCACAAAATAAACCTGCTCGACTGCCCGGGACACACCGATTTCATCGGTGAACTCCAAAGCTCCCTAAAAGTGGCCGAGTCCGTCGGTATCGTTATAAGCGCACTAGCTGGCGTGGAAATTGGCACCCAGATTCACTGGAAGACTATAGAAAAATCGGGCAGCCCTCGCTTCTTTTTTGTCAATAAAATAGAAAATGAAAACGTCAAGTGGCAGACCTGCCTGAATTCAATCAAAGATACTTTCGGCAGCCATGTGGTCGCCGTACAAATTCCTATCGGCGAGGCTCTAACTTTCAAGGGCATCATTGACCTTCTGCACATGAAAGCCTACACCTTCGATGCCAGTGGCAAGAGAGTCGAGTCGGAAATCCCGGCCGACCTCAAAGATCAGGCCCAGGCTGAGCGTGAAGCTCTGGTCGAGATAGCTGCCGAAGCCGACGATTCCCTGATGGAGAAATTCTTCGAAAACGGTACGCTCGATGAAGCCGATGTTGTCAGCGGGCTGCGCAAAGGTATCCTCAATGCTTCCATCTACCCGGTTCTCGTTGGTTCAGCCGCCAATAACATGGGCGTACAAACCCTGCTCGATTTCGCCGTTGAGTACTTGCCGACCCCTGACAAGCTCGGTGCTGTAACCGCCCTCAAGACCGGCACCGAGAACAAACTTGAACTTAATGTCGATGCCTCAGCTAAACCGGTCTGCTTTGTCTACAAAACAGTCTCAGAGGGACACCTTGGTGAAATGCTGTACGCGAAATGTTACTGCGGAACCATCAAGGCAGGCGAAGAACTAAAAAATCAAAACCGTGGCTCTGGCGAACGACTCAACCAGATCAGCGTCCTGCAAGGCAAAAACCGGGTGGAAGTTCCTTTCATCTCAGCCGGTGATATCGGCGTTCTGGTAAAACTGAAAGACACCCACACCGGCGATACCCTTTCCGGCGGTGGTCAAGCGATAACAATTCCCCCGGTGGCGTTCAATGAACCGGTCATGGATGTAGCTATTAAGGCTAAATCCAAAGGTGACGAAGAAAAAATCGCCAACGGCCTGGCCAAGCTCAGAGAAGAAGACCCGACCTTCCGGCTCATCTCCGATGCCGCTCTCAAACAACAGGTACTTTACGGTCAGGGTCCGACCCACATCGATGTACTCGTCGAGAAACTCAAAACTCGTTTCGGTGTTGAAGTCGAACTGGGAAAACCAAAAGTCCCCTACAAAGAAACTGTCAAAGGCAAAGCCGAAAAACAATATCGCCACAAGAAACAATCGGGTGGCCGCGGTCAGTACGGCGATGTTTACATCCGCATCGAGCCGAACAAACGAGGCGCGGGATTCGAATTCCTCGACGAAATCAAGGGTGGTGTTATCCCGAACAAATACATTCCAGCGGTGGAAAAAGGCATCGTTGAGTCAATGCAGCACGGCGGTTTGGCCGGTTCACAGGTGGTTGATGTCAAAGTCGCCTTATATTTCGGTTCGTATCACGATGTTGACTCATCGGATATGGCCTTCAAGATTGCCGGCTCGATGGCCTTCCGCGAAGGCTTCCTCGAAGCCAAACCGGTAATTCTTGAACCGATATTCAACGTTGAAATCGTCGTTCCCGATGAATTCACGGGGGACGTCATGGGTGACATATCCTCCCGACGAGGCAAAATCGCAGGTATGGACCCCGATGGACGTAACCAGATTGTCCGCGCGACCGTACCACAGGCCGAACTCTATCAGTACGCCGTCGACCTCCGCTCGATGACCCAGGGGCAGGGTGTCTATACCCTCTCTTTCTCGCACTACGAAGAGGTCCCGCATGAGGTAGCGCAGAAAATCATCGAGGAAGCCAAACGCGAAAAGGAAGCTGAAGGCTAA
- a CDS encoding DUF2914 domain-containing protein yields the protein MKFSLSFVILLAFCLLSQLVWSQEAEKSTPFTEVETVICSGVEDRQPVGESDSFDPNVGQVYMWTHCHGATDTTMITHVWTWEGREVASVNLKVNSPSWRTWSSKQILPSWTGAWEVRVLDADGNILKSVKFRIGNAEPQPQAEEPAETPGDSL from the coding sequence GTGAAATTTAGCCTGTCATTTGTCATTTTGTTGGCATTTTGCCTATTGTCTCAACTCGTTTGGAGCCAGGAAGCGGAGAAATCTACTCCGTTCACGGAGGTTGAGACAGTTATCTGCAGCGGCGTGGAGGACCGTCAACCTGTCGGAGAATCCGATAGCTTTGACCCCAATGTCGGTCAGGTTTATATGTGGACTCACTGTCATGGGGCTACCGATACCACGATGATAACGCACGTCTGGACATGGGAGGGTAGGGAGGTGGCTTCGGTCAATCTCAAGGTGAACAGCCCTTCATGGAGAACCTGGAGTTCCAAGCAAATCCTTCCGTCGTGGACCGGTGCCTGGGAGGTTAGAGTTCTTGATGCTGACGGTAATATTCTCAAGTCTGTCAAGTTTCGCATCGGCAACGCTGAGCCGCAGCCGCAGGCTGAAGAGCCGGCTGAAACGCCGGGTGATAGCTTGTAG
- a CDS encoding GYD domain-containing protein codes for MKTFVMMTRIAPVDADIIDITNKLKAHSRDSSAWLEEINKSCPEVKVLAHYAILGPYDFMCIYEAPDEKVAAKVSLLSRARGAFQVESWHAIPTREIIDLVEGLLPSVDAIQS; via the coding sequence ATGAAGACATTCGTGATGATGACGAGAATCGCTCCGGTTGATGCCGACATCATAGACATCACCAACAAGCTCAAAGCTCATTCGCGCGACAGCAGTGCCTGGTTGGAGGAGATTAACAAGAGTTGTCCGGAGGTTAAGGTGCTGGCGCACTATGCCATTCTGGGGCCATATGATTTCATGTGCATCTATGAGGCTCCTGATGAGAAGGTGGCGGCCAAGGTATCCCTGCTTAGCCGGGCGCGCGGCGCTTTTCAGGTGGAGAGCTGGCACGCCATCCCGACACGCGAGATCATTGACCTTGTTGAGGGATTGCTTCCAAGCGTTGACGCGATCCAATCTTAG
- the lexA gene encoding transcriptional repressor LexA, whose protein sequence is MSHPKLTEKQAKVLKFIKDQIAAHGSAPTIREIGRYMGISSTNGVRLHLTALLKKGYLKKQKFIARGLELAHSIASDIRQVPLVGSVPAGVPIDAIENIEGEIALDASFAPKGDSFTLRVVGDSMRDAGILDGDLVLVLKQDIANRGEIVVAIIGGEATVKRYFPEGKRIRLQPENDAYKPIIIDKKSADLRIAGKVVGLMRRIG, encoded by the coding sequence TTGAGTCATCCAAAACTGACCGAAAAACAAGCGAAAGTCCTAAAATTCATAAAAGACCAGATCGCGGCCCACGGTTCGGCACCCACTATCCGCGAGATTGGCCGGTATATGGGTATCAGTTCCACCAACGGTGTGCGTCTGCACCTTACCGCGCTGCTCAAGAAGGGCTATCTGAAAAAACAAAAATTCATAGCCAGAGGACTCGAACTCGCCCACAGTATCGCATCCGATATTCGTCAGGTTCCTCTGGTCGGCTCGGTCCCGGCCGGCGTGCCCATCGACGCTATCGAAAATATTGAAGGCGAAATTGCGCTCGATGCCTCCTTTGCCCCTAAAGGCGATTCCTTCACCCTACGCGTTGTCGGAGACTCGATGCGCGATGCCGGGATTCTCGATGGCGATCTGGTGCTGGTCCTGAAACAGGATATCGCGAATAGAGGCGAAATCGTTGTCGCCATCATAGGCGGCGAGGCAACGGTGAAAAGATACTTTCCTGAAGGTAAAAGAATTCGCCTGCAACCGGAAAACGACGCCTATAAGCCGATTATCATCGATAAAAAATCCGCCGACCTGCGCATTGCCGGAAAAGTCGTCGGTTTGATGAGGCGCATAGGCTGA